In the Salvelinus sp. IW2-2015 unplaced genomic scaffold, ASM291031v2 Un_scaffold933, whole genome shotgun sequence genome, atgtccaacttttgactggtacgtgtacgtatgtgtatatatatttatctctTGAATTTCCCATAAGTTTggaaaaaaaatatagatatgaTTTGTAGGCAATATTGCTCCGCCCTACACACAGGTTAAATTTCAAAACCAACTGAATCAATTATATTAGTTTGGGGGAAGGTCAAAACACACATGAAGCAGTCATGTATATTTAATGTTAGATCGCTAGTTTGTCTTGGGAGATGAACAGtgggttattttttttaacctgaaaATCATATGGTCCTTTTTTTGGTCTTTTTTTTTGCTGGTTCTTTGTAGAATTTTCATACAAAATCTTGTCTTTCTTTACTCTGACTATTTTAATCCACTGGAAACAAAGTTAATTTCCAACGTGGTCGGTCTGTTCAGGGTGTAAGAGTTTTTAGGGAAACAGACCAATGCATTTTGCACTTCAGTGATTACTTGCATTCTACCTTTGACACAATGTTGGCTCTCATTCACTCGGTTAATCCTGGTGAAAAACATACTGCTGTATGACTCCTTGAAACAGGAGTCCAAGGACGAGCAGGCAGATCTGGAGCCGATTGAGCCTGGCAGCGACGTCGAGGAGGGAGGACTGGACCTGAGTGTGCCGTTTAAACCCATCAGTGCCTATGTCGCAGACAGACATGAGATGCTAGATCAGTGCTTTCACGTGCTGGGAGAGAGTAAGCTGCAGAAGATGCTGCCTGATGAACTCAAGGTGATTTGTGTGGTGAAATTCAGGGGTAGCCTGAAACGGACTGGAGCCAGGGTCCCTGCATCAGGGGTGTTGGCTGTGCAAAGGGGCTAGACCTAAGTACTAATTCCTAACCCATTTGTGTGTTTGGTCAGCACATCTGTTCCATGCTACATAATGTAAAGATTGGatgtgtgtttgatgtattgTGGACAGTCAGTTAATAGTATAGTCAGATGGTGCCACTAGTCACATTTGAGTAATTtctctgttttttatttgatttggtgCTGTGGACATTTGccagttttattaatttgtaccaCATTGATAGGTTGAAAGTAGACAGTTATGgtatcttctctccctcctcccctctctctcttgtttccagatttgttctcttgttttgtttttacagagCTGTAGTCTGGATTACATTTTGTTCTTTTTACAGAGCTGTAGTCTGGATTACGTCTTTTGTTTTTACAGAGCTGTAGTCTGGATGAAATCAAGACATTGTGCAGGGAGCAGCTGGAGCAGCTGTCTCAAAGCCACCTCCTTCACATACTGGAGGGTAAGCCCATGGGTCCATTCAGCATCACACGGTAGTGGTCTACTGTTAACCCTGCTGTCTTGTCGGTTCTCTTGGTCTGTTATAGGCTGGGTGGTGTTCAGAAGACACAAAACCAGGAAGTAGGCTATTACCTGAACGTTTCCCAACaagaacccttttttttttttttttttttgctacgtTGTGTCGTTCTGAACACGATCCATTTTCACCTCATTAATCTGATGGTGTGTTTGGTTGATGTTCTCAAAGGTGAAGAGCTGACTGGTTCATCTGAAGGGGATAGGGAAAATGGCGCCACCGATAGCCAGTGAGTAGAACTGCATTTAATTGGAGCGTAGTACTACTGCTTCTTACCTTATATGTTGCAAGGACGTGAAAAGGTCTTGTTATCGCTGATGTTTTTGCTGTTGTCAACCTGTGTAGCGAGAACCAATTGTAAGACATGGCGTTGTGTACACACAATAGGCCAAACTGCTTATTTGCTGTAAAAAGCTAATTTTGCTTTCTACAAAGAATGTTTTACTCTTATGGATTTCTATTGCTTTGCTACTACTGGTGTGTAGACTAGTTGACATTTTGGCGCtagttgcaggtagaaatgtaaacatttgtcataagtgCTCTACAGTAATACATCATATCCTGATACaatgaatatttttttatctgattgGTCAATGTTAGTCCGGAAGTGATTCAACTGAAAGtctttttttccctttctttctgTAAAGGCAGGATAATAATGTGGATTCTACGTCGTCCCTCAAAGAGAGTGTTGAAGTGGAGACCAAACAAGGTACTGATATTGGTcgagaccagtggttcccaaactttctaTAGTCCCGTAAccctttcaaacattcaacctccagctgtaccccctctagcaccagggtcagcgcactctcaaatgttgttttttgccattgtaagcctgccaaacacatacatttattaaacataagaatgagtgagtttttgtTACAAccaggctcgtgggaagtgaccgagctcttataggaccagggcacaaataataataaataattttgctcttttatttaaccatcttacatataaaaccttatttgttcatcaaattgtgaataacttaccacaggttaatgagaagggtatgcttgaaaggatgcacataactctgcaatgttggctTTTATTGGAGTCTCAGTATTAAATCATGCTAGTGAGtaccgagaatccactctcacataggtacgtggttgcaaagggcatcagtgtcttaacagtgcaaTTTTCCAAGGCAGGATCATcttgagcgcagcccaatccagaaatctggcagtggcttctggttaaataaaattttcacagaaccgcttgttgcaatttcgaggctctcttgttcagatatcgttaagtggactggaggcagggcatgaaagggataacgaatccagttgtttgtgtcgtccattTTGGGaaagtaattgcgcacccagctcactcaggtgcctcgctatatcacatttgacattgtctgtacgcttgagttcatttgcacacaaaaaacatcatacaatgatggaaagacctgtactttgtccttgttaatgcagacagaaaagagctccaacttcttaatcatagcctcaattttgtcccgcacattgaatatagttgcgcagagtccctgtaatccaagATTCAGGCGAGAAGAAACCACTCAGATAGGCcaagtcgtgtgagaaactcgtcattagtcaagcggtcagacaagtgaaaatgatggtcaataaagagaactttaagctcgtctctcaatttaaaaaaacgtgttaatactttgccccttgataaccagcactcTTCTGTCTGTTGTagaagcattacatggtcgctgcccatatcattgcataatgcagaaaatacacgagagttcaggggccttgctttaacaaagcctctcggtggatgctgcataGAATTCAATGGCTTGTACTCGAAGCAGTAAttatttcaaaacatctcctgccatgtcactgatgcgtcgtgaaacagggttgtttgatgaagacattgtctgtgtatatgtcttggggccttttcccccagcattgtcccagccatatccgcggcagcagggtgaatgaagtcctccacaatagtatggggcttgtctgtcctagccactagctcaccatataagacacttctagccccttaTTAATGGTACCTGttacttttatacatgtcttactactcaaaagtcgtcttaattctcgcacaAAAAAACTctcgtggcttatttttcaaattggtaTGTTTCTACATGTCTGTGCGAGAGTGAAGGTTttaatggactgtttgaaaatgtgaatcacattttggGAAATAGCCGGTCTAGATTTTAAGGCATATTGGCCACACTGCTCTAGTGTCAGATGAAAGGAAAGTGCATGCACTTACGATGCATCAAGGGAAAATTTTTGCTCAACTTATAAAGTGCATTTTCTTGACCACTGATGTGCTTCATTTTGGGGGGATAACATGAACCATTTACACACATGTGGGAATTGGCCTGTatggaaatgtttcttacagaagaaattaTGGAAAGCAAATGCATAACCATGGTTTGCAATTAAAAGGAAACCGTTTGGAGATTGTCAAAATTATTCAACTAAAAGTGAGGACAccacagttcacctgacaagactgaatccTGACAATACACTGATTGTATGTGCATTTTACAATTACTGTATTTCTCGCTGCGTTTGTTGATAAGGAGATCtaaaaaatactctggatacattcagtaacatgataagacttCCTGGTACGTCgtgtaggtgcaacataagacacacacacacaaaaaagacaagtgtttgtgtgagttctaactggtgtttccaagtggccacacatatctccaaagtgtgcacagttcttaagtaatttcaatgcacttaaaaaaaataaaaaaaatgtatgactctgcgtcttcaactataaggtactTTTTTTGTTGCGTTCTCCTGTCTGTGTCTGAGGAACTAGCGCAAACACACTTGTAGTTTAATTTCAAACACAACCCTGGATCCCTGACGTCACACAATTTACTGTTTGCGCAATCCAAAaattgtccttttttttttttttaaagcgcaATCTAGATTaggtgggcatgatttgaaatcttgttctattgccaacgtGACTACCGAAGTTATAAAATACAATCTTaatagtgttaggctttcacgaGACAATTCAGGGAACCGGATTGTAATTCTGGTGAGCATAGAAAGaggtcatgagtgcattcaggtgcttTTGCCACAgcgaattttcttcacaataaacCAAACCGGGTCAttgtgttcagaacaacccagggtatgacaccgTGTCACCTTGTAACTGTACATTAAACATCGTTTTCATAAATGTTGACACTGACATGAGTTTTATCATTCGTAAATGTGAAGTGCATGTTTGGACTCACGGGtggtttggcttgcttgtatgacatcaaagcagtatttTACTATAATCAAGGACTCATCTTTCTAAATACATTGAGTCCtctttaatttacagcatttctctctctgacaaaacatttgcccaattagcaggaggggggggggggactttttGTAACGTGGTGCTCAAATTCAGAACAGCTGTCAATCGAAaccccatacagagctgtgaagcagAGACCCTGAGGTCTGACGTcttgtatagcatgttactgtacagccactgtgttccaatttaggcgtttatcagtgtccaaatctgccatttccaaccTGTATAGGGGTACGAGTGTAAACAGTGGATTTAAATCACAAATTTCTTAAAGGTTACTTTTGTGGTGTAGTATTACTTTAAGTGTTGTCACTCAGCAATGTTGTTATGACTATTGACTGAGTTTTCTGATCCCTGATGTCTGCAGTAGTGCTgcacgggtcagctgtttgttcatccGCATCCGCCCAACTATTGTATGAAAATGAGGCCCGACCCTAacccgcaaatatagaaaatgtgctttagGCTACACTCAGATGGTGGAACGATTTTCTTTTTACGGGGGTgaaggatatatatatttttttttgcgtaaatttagatatgtttctgcttagaATTTCCAGGATTTTGGTTGGCTATTTGtaagtcaacttgtctataattagatacatgcagcttctcttctgtcgttTGTTGCCCTACAAGACTAAATAAGCCTTTGCCTACCGGAATGTCATACACGATAGAATGAATGCTGCAATCTAGTTGACATGGGTAAAGTTTTCTGTCATGTCTGCTGAGATGGTTGAGTATGACGAACAGATTCCTTTTGACCCAAACTGATTCCTGTCACTTTATCTGCAGAAGGTGGTGGCTCGGAGGAGAGCGACGTCCTTAGCATCAACGCCGACACCTACGACAGTGACATCGAGGGACACAAAGACGAGCCGTCCGAAAAAACTGAGGAAGCCGCCAGGACACTGGAAGTAGTTGCTGGAGAAACATCTAACCCCGGCCCCTCCGCGACCCCAGCACCTGCCGACGGGAAACCCTTTGCGGACAAACCCCCCGAACCGAAGAAAGAACTCCAGAAGGACATAGACAAAAGCGTTAGCGAGATCCTAGCTTTAGCATCGACACCTGACCAGGAAGACGCAAAAAAACTGATGGCGCCACCACTAGCCGCTGCTCCAGAGGCCCCCTTGTTGATTACGAGGCTACCTGCTCAGAGTGCACCCGTCCCtggcccagctccagctccaagCCAGCCCTCAGCCCAGCAGCTGGAGCTCCTGGAGTTAGAGATGAGAGCTAGGGCCATTAAGGCCCTAATGAAAGCCAACGATGTGAAGAAACAGACGTAAACAAGACAAAGGCTCTCAGActtgtcgttttttttttttttagatgtttCTAAAATAATTTCATTTTCAGAAAAGGAGTCATATGATTCAGTTGTTCTTTTGAATTTTAAGGATTGTAATCGAGTAAAGTTTTTTTCCCTTCTACTTAACATGCTTTGTACATATTTATTTGAGAAAACGTGTTCAGTGGATTCTCTATCACCATGAGCATATGGAGCAGCTGCACCCCCACTTTCAAAATAGGAGTGCAAatgtacactgactgtacaaaatcttaggaacaccttcctaaaattgagttgcacccatTTTTGCCTttagaacagcctaaattcgttggggcaaggtgtcgaaagcattccacagggatgctggctcatgttgactccaatgcttcccacagttgtcaagttggctggatgtcctttgggtggtggaccattcttgatacacaggggaaactgttgagcgtggaaaaacccagcagcgttgcagttcttgacacaaaccggtgcgcctggcactaaCTACCATACGCCGTtcacacttaaatattttgtcttccccgttcaccttctgaatggcacgcatacacaatccatgtctcaatcgtcTCAAGGTTTACAAATCctaatttaacctgtctcctccccttcatctacactgatttaacaactgacatcaataagggatcatagctttcacctggggcctcatttctTACCATTGAATCTGTGTCACACTAAATATCTGCTTGGGCCATTTCTGAACGTACAAACATATTGAGAGTTATCATCTTGGGCTCACGCCATACATACCCATGTTTCTGTTATAAATCAGACCCGTCCTGAAACTCAAGCGTGCGTCAAAACTCCGCCTGAAAAAAGATGAATAAAGTCCATTTATGGTGAGAATATCGCCGTATGTGCTatatactgtaacgaccctgtgTTTTTCGAATTGGGCTGAGGCAGTTATTCTAAAGTGAAGAGCAGTAGGAgaacttgatcaaatgtctttGTTGGTGATGGCAGAATGCAGTGACATTTGCTGTAGGCCTAGGCTGCAAGACGACGTTTTATGAAAGACAACAACTGCAAAATTACTGTGGACCTGTAAACAGACCGTTAGATTTGAATAGGGGATTATGTTTTGCATGAACTTTTTCTTTAAATTATGCTACTGCACTGCTTAAATTCATAAAGAATTGTCTACTTACAGTGGTAGGCAAACAGACTTCAATGCAAAATATCAACTGTCTGTTCGCCTGGTAAATTCTACTGTAAACTACAGAACACGTTTTCCTTTCTGACGCTTAGAGCAAAAATAATCACAACAATAGCGTATCTAATACGCCCAATTAAATGAGAAATGTGCATGGTGATTTATAGGCTATGGCTACTTCGGGAATATGAACCCATCATGTCCAGAAAAGGTGAAGTGTGTTCATCAATGTTTATGAGAAGATGGATTGTGTATAAATGCAATATTGTTTACTCAAAATTACAGTATTCAGACGTAACCTACAACGGTCTGTTccaccgtaaaaaaaaaaaaaactgcgcTCCGGGTTGGATGGCATAGAGCAAAATACTAAATGTTTATCTGTCCAGAGTTGAGTAAGTGGGTTctgtaataaatatcatttattataacacaagcatatttgctattacattgttataactaacttctttccaaacagggtttctcacaaactaatagcagatactgagacccacacacacccagagacagatggctgacataGACCTTTTATCAACACTGACAAGAAAAGGGTGCTTGGTACTGTATTTCACGAggtactgagacacacacatacccaaggacagagggctgacgtaaacctttcataaacacagataagacaggaacatctacgcacacacaaaaactcctcttcagtctgaacattttacagagacacacagaaatgtcaaaataggaacatctacgcacacacctaatctcctgttttagctgaacatttctgaagacaaagaactctactcagagccaatgggacagtgatactagcctgaaggagacctcgcccaaactcatcagaaccaaccagaggaccagaacttccagactcaacctactttctgtactgtataaaatgtatatgcactctgttatctgggcttctttcagagagttccatttgagcttgatgaaagggtccgtgcacgctatttcagatatctttacaCTTTAATAAACTGCCTTATATCATACCTTATCCACCTGGTCAGCATCTCAACTTGGTCTCACTCTTCTAGTAAATGTATCATCAACAaattggtagcagaggatggtttTCTAAAGAACCTGAATTCGGTCCATAGGAGgttgatgagaagagagagagaagttggagACAAATCCAGAGAGACGGGTGACCTGAAAAGGAGCTGCCGGGGATTCATCTCACCTCAGGAACCTGATCTAAAAGTCGCTAAACAAAGGTAAGCAGAGCCTGTTAAATCAAAAATCTGCATATTGTATTATAGACATATCCAAATTTAAGATCAGTACTGAGTGTGAGTATGAATTTCTgttaaaattacttgtgttacaTGTGAAGGCACTTGTGTAAAGATATCTGCCATTTATTCTGAAATATCTTAGAAATGGGCTAGCTGATATGTTGATCAGCTAGGAGTATCCATAAGATAAAGTGTGAGATATATCTTAGAAACGGGGCTAGTTGCAACTAGGAGTATCCGTAAGATAAGTGAGAAGTAATGACACATCTTAGAAATGGGGCTAGTTGCTAGAACTAGGAGTATCCATAGATTGAAGTGTCTTGTTCAAGTTTGTATCAGTGTCCGGGACTAGAAGTTAGTGTAAGTTGAAGATGTAAGTTGTTGGCAACCTCGTACACGCCTCGGACACCCTTCTAGGTAGCTCGGAATTAAACTGAGCTTGATCATTCGGGAGCTCGTGCTGAATTGGCAAATCCGGGTCAGGTTAATAACTATTTTTTAACTGGTCGCCGCTCGGTACCTAAGTCCAAGCCTGAGCTTTAATGTGGTGAGGACTTAATCCTCTTGGCCATGTTTTAAATTCTTGTGACAGGTATAACTATGTAATTCTGAAATATCTTAGAAATGGGGCTGCTGATATGTTGATCAGCTAGGAGTATCCATAAGATAAAGTGTGAGATATATCTTAGAAACGGGGCTAGTTGCAACTAGGATCCGTAAGATAAGTGAGAAGTAATGACACATCTTAGAAATGGGGCTAGTTGCTAGAACTAGGAGTATCCATAAATTGAAGTGTCTGTTCAAGTTTTATCAGTGTCCGGGACTAGAAGTTAGTGTAAGTTGAAGATGTGAGTTGTTGGCAACCTCGTACACGCCTCGGACACCCTTCTAGGTAGCATCGGAATTAAACTGAGCTTGATCATTCGGAGCTCGTGCTGAATTGGCAAATCCGGGTCAGGTAATAACTATTTTTAATGGTCGCGCTCGGTACCTAAGTCCAAGCTGAGCTTTAATGTGGTGAGGACTTAATCCTCTTGGCCATGTTTTAAATTCTTGTGACAGGTATAACTAtgtaatttgttttgtttgtagtaaCGTTTGGTTAAGGGATTTACATGTTCCCAGAGACAAGGTATCTTAAAGGGCACACTCATATATGGAATATTCAGAgtttttatttctgagttttaattagaCAAGGAAATGTTTAATTTTTAAAGATAAGGGGTTCTTTAATAGGTCTAGACATGGTATGAACACGAATGTAAGGGGTGTTGTAACCTTTGACCTGCATCATGGCTGTCTTCTTGAAGTCTGATCAGCTTCGGGGGAGGGTCATGTAGATAATGCATTGTGTGTCATTTGGTATACTGGTTTTGAGGTAATTAATATGTAAGGACTCTAGAAATTGCCACCATAGACATGTTTTTCTAAAAATCCATGAGTTTAGATGAAGCCAAACAGTGAGACATTTAGTTAAAATTTGGAAACAAAACAGTTGTTCCAGACAGATAAGGgaaagggcagacagacaggccctCCCTACACTGCTGAGACCTTGAAGGtttgagagcagagaggggagtttCGGAAGGGCGCCAGGACATAGATAACAGAATGGTAGATAACAGTTACTGAATGGAGACAACAGGGAGAATTGGACATGTGGAAAATGAAAGGGGCGCTCCTACATGATAATGTAGAACATAAGAATATTTTACTATTCTTACCCTAAGTCATTATTTAGAATAGGTAAGGTTGTTACCTCGCAGAGCCAGGTATCAAGAGGGGGATGGGTACATTGTGGTCTAGGATAGGATGGgcctattggataataaactaattattaaaaaaataataataattaaaaaataaaataataataatatctagCTAAAAAATAGGCATAGAAGTCAAATATATAATCAGATAGAACAAATGAGAaactgtttgttaaccaaacctgtatgtccaagattttatgcATTACAGATGAATTAAAGGGAAAGGTGATTCACTAGACATGGGGCATATCGCACTTGGAGGGTGAGTCACACTGACACTGCCGAATGATCCCAGAGTTAAGGAGAAGAACTGTTGCTAATAAAGCTCAGGGTCAACTCCTTAATGAAGAATTCCCTGACCCCGACCTTTCCTCACTGTGtacgttcatagaagtgaaagtgttgCTTGATCTCTAGCTGATGATGTGTTCTCTGGGAGAGGATGGGTTTTACAGGACTGCTTGTGgtcctgagctgtctgtttagGATACGATGGGATGTTACcatcacagtgctgccagacaccaCCACTTCCAACGGACCAGGGATTCAGCCGccctcctccaccacttcaagACCAAGTCCCACACCACCACCTAAGCTCTCCAATCTGGGACAGGTAATAAATGTAAAAGACATCTCAGATAGTGACCAATTGGGGACTGAAACTGAATATGAGGAAAGGGAGAATATGTGGTTGgcctacaaaacaataaatagaaAGGACTGTGTCGTATGTGGACATGCCAGACCTATTCTGGCTGCTCACCCATTTGCCCTAAGTAATGGGGAAGGTTGAATGTGTATATTGGAAAGTTTAGccaattcaaccctgtgtaaaactCTGAGTCTTGTGTTCACAGAAGTCCCTCCCCAGAAGGTACCGTGGGGAGTTAGGCATATGGGGGATATTACAGCTGTATCACTAGTACAGGTAGGGGTATAGACTATGGGAGGCTCCTACTACTACCTGCATCACTAATGCCACTATTAActagaggtgttgctgatgtatggTGGATGTGGGGACCTGCCAGGCGATTGACCCCATTTTGAAAGGATATGTCGTTGCACATGTGCTTTGGCCAGTCTGATAACACCATTGCCTATTATTGAGGTTACAGCTAACCAACTTCTGGGAGCTGCACATGACACAGAGACTCGGTACCAACCCAGGAGACGGCAGAACCGTGACGCTCCTTGGTCCGAGGGTACAGATAACATGCACACCAACCTGTTGGGGTCCCAATAGGGGTCCCCACGAATACCAGACATCAAACAGGAATGATGGCCTGTGGCATTTATTGCCCATTTTTGGCCCAGCTATTGTTGATGCTAAGCAGAATGCTGATCAATTATATCTACTATAATCAACAATGATTTGTTAACTACACCCACACAGTACTTACGGGATGGCTGAACGATTGGATGCTACCTCTCAAACCAGTAGACAAAATAGACTAGAACTGGACATGATtctggccaaccagggaggtgtatgtaaaatGATTGGAGAACAGTGTTGCACGTTTTGTCCTAAACAATACTAGTCCGGATGGGAGCATTTCAAAAGCTCTGAGTGGGTTGGCAAGGTTATCAGTGGAAATGAAGGGTcttgcaggtgtggaggagagtggactgttcccctggctgggtggttggttTGGTAAGTACACTAAAATGATGGTTACTGGATTTCTGACtctagttgttgtttttcttatgCTCATGTGCTGTGCTACCTGTATCATACCTTGTTTGAAGAAGTCTGTTACAGATGGGGCAAGGACCTCTGGTATGATGCCGTTGCTTGATGCTCCAGTTGGAGAGGCTGATACGGAATCAAGCTTCGCAGGAGAGTGGGCCTGACAGAGGAGGACCCTTGGTTTGCTGTAGTAGAGGTTGTCGAATGAATAAAAAGTGATGTTTTGTCCTCCCTGTTGTGAAGGTTTGAAGTTCCCGGGTGGCGACGAGCCCACCTGGTACAGGTTGTATAGAGGGATGGACCTGAGGGTTTAACATTTTCTCGTTTTTTGGTTAAAAATTAGGTAATTGGACTCAAAAGGTTTC is a window encoding:
- the LOC112069215 gene encoding caspase activity and apoptosis inhibitor 1 isoform X2 gives rise to the protein MTSPKSRIGRIVSFTRESKDEQADLEPIEPGSDVEEGGLDLSVPFKPISAYVADRHEMLDQCFHVLGESKLQKMLPDELKSCSLDEIKTLCREQLEQLSQSHLLHILEGEELTGSSEGDRENGATDSQQDNNVDSTSSLKESVEVETKQEGGGSEESDVLSINADTYDSDIEGHKDEPSEKTEEAARTLEVVAGETSNPGPSATPAPADGKPFADKPPEPKKELQKDIDKSVSEILALASTPDQEDAKKLMAPPLAAAPEAPLLITRLPAQSAPVPGPAPAPSQPSAQQLELLELEMRARAIKALMKANDVKKQT
- the LOC112069215 gene encoding caspase activity and apoptosis inhibitor 1 isoform X1: MLRKKSTSREKKRKSSHTEEQHVDRRRRCTESSVEESKDEQADLEPIEPGSDVEEGGLDLSVPFKPISAYVADRHEMLDQCFHVLGESKLQKMLPDELKSCSLDEIKTLCREQLEQLSQSHLLHILEGEELTGSSEGDRENGATDSQQDNNVDSTSSLKESVEVETKQEGGGSEESDVLSINADTYDSDIEGHKDEPSEKTEEAARTLEVVAGETSNPGPSATPAPADGKPFADKPPEPKKELQKDIDKSVSEILALASTPDQEDAKKLMAPPLAAAPEAPLLITRLPAQSAPVPGPAPAPSQPSAQQLELLELEMRARAIKALMKANDVKKQT